A single Pyxicephalus adspersus chromosome 8, UCB_Pads_2.0, whole genome shotgun sequence DNA region contains:
- the NEXN gene encoding nexilin isoform X6, whose amino-acid sequence MNDVAQKTEILLSTSKPVQKTYVPKLAKGDVMNKFEAMQKAREERSQRKTTEEIQRRKEQYNRERIWNKRKQEIKELLASDDEEEKPKQAEKGYVPKLTGTVKGKFAEMEKQRQDEERKRMEEERKRRLEQDLKEKRKIQRELAKKAEEDETETQDKKSKEQVTPGKLKLSFEEIEKQRQEQQKKLAEEEARIRLEEERRAFEEARQHVVNDGDEEQPVNAHKDEIRPGKLKLSFEELEKQRKEEERIKVEEEARRRIEEEKRAFAEARKSMASNEDDDEDIRLEVTKENSQPGKLKLSFEELEKQRREEEHRRAEEEARRRLEEERKQFAEARKNMEPDEDTLPLSKTTSQETLAPGKLEINFEERLRQKMEEEKRLKEEEKKQKLELEKQEFAQLRQEMGEEEINESYEVLSREYEELIKLKRTGSIQAKNLKSKFEKIGKLSEEEIQKKVEEERLRRKATDEELKEREAEHFHEDEEVDVRPVVKSHAPFSHKVNMKARFEQMAKAREEEEQRRIEEQKLQRMQFEQQEIDAALQKKREEEDEEEASVNGSQYEEEELARSGAPWFKKPLKNMSVVDGEPVRFTVKITGEPKPEVTWWFEGEMLQDSEDYQYIERGETYCLYLPETFPEDEGEYMCKVVNSRGTAASSCILSIETDDY is encoded by the exons ATGAATGACGTGGCTCAAAAGACTGAG ATTCTGCTTTCTACATCTAAGCCTGTCCAAAAAACCTACGTCCCCAAGCTTGCCAAGGGAGATGTAATGAACAAGTTTGAAGCCATGCAGaaagccagagaggagaggagccAAAGAAAAACCACAGAGGAGATACAGCGGAGAAAAGAGCAATATAACAGAGAGAGAATCTGGAACAAAAGGAAGCAAGAG ATTAAAGAACTGCTAGCTTCTGATGATGAAGAAGAAAAACCGAAGCAGGCAGAAAAGGGATATGTTCCAAAACTCACCG GAACAGTTAAAGGGAAATTTGCAGAGATGGAAAAGCAAAGACAAGATGAGGAgagaaaaagaatggaggaggagaggaaaagaAGGCTTGAACAGGACCTAAAGGAGAAAAGGAAGATTCAGCGTGAACTGGCCAAGAAAGCTGAAGAG GATGAGACAGAAACCCAAGACAAGAAGAGCAAGGAACAAGTAACACCTGGAAAACTCAAATTATCCTTTGAGGAGATAGAAAAACAGAGGCAGGAACAACAGAAAAAGCTGGCAGAAGAAGAGGCTCGTATTCGGTTAGAGGAAGAGAGACGGGCTTTTGAAGAAGCAAGGCAACACGTG GTCAATGACGGAGACGAAGAACAGCCAGTCAACGCACACAAAGATGAAATACGTCCAGGAAAACTGAAGTTGAGTTTTGAGGAGTTAGAGAAACagagaaaggaggaggagagaataAAAGTGGAGGAGGAGGCGAGGAGGAGgatagaagaagaaaagagagccTTTGCTGAAGCAAGGAAGAGCATG GCTTCCAATGAGGACGACGACGAGGATATCAGACTGGAAGTTACAAAGGAGAACAGCCAACCTGGTAAACTGAAATTAAGTTTTGAAGAACTGGAAAaacagaggagagaagaggagcaCAGGAGAGCAGAAGAGGAAGCCCGGAGGAGACTGGAGGAGGAAAGGAAGCAATTTGCAGAAGCAAGGAAAAACATG GAGCCAGATGAAGACACCCTGCCACTCAGTAAAACCACATCTCAGGAGACACTTGCACCAGGTAAACTGGAAATAAACTTTGAAGAAAGACTCAGACAGAAaatggaagaagagaaaaggttaaaagaagaagagaaaaaacaaaagctggaactTGAAAAACAAGAGTTTGCTCAGCTACGTCAAGAGATGGGAGAG gagGAAATAAATGAGAGCTATGAAGTATTAAGTAGAGAGTATGAAGAATTGATTAAGCTAAAGAGGACGGGTTCAATTCAAGCCAAAAACTTGAAAAGTAAATTTGAAAAGATTGGAAAACTGTCTGaagaagaaatacagaaaaaggtGGAGGAAGAAAGGTTAAGAAGAAAGGCCACAGATGAGGAACTGAAAGAAAGGGAAGCTGAACATTTTCATGAG GATGAAGAGGTTGATGTGAGGCCAGTTGTGAAGAGTCATGCTCCTTTCTCACACAAGGTCAACATGAAGGCTCGGTTTGAACAAATGGCAAAAGCTAGGGAAGAGGAGGAACAGAGGCGAATCGAAGAACAAAAGCTCCAAAGAATGCAATTTGAGCAGCAGGAAATTGATGCGGCTTTGCAGAAG aagagagaagaagaagatgaggAAGAAGCCAGTGTCAACGGCTCACAGTATGAAGAGGAGGAGCTGGCTCGCTCAGGGGCTCCTTGgtttaaaaaacctttaaagaatatgtCTGTGGTAGATGGGGAGCCGGTAagatttacagtaaaaattaCAGGAGAGCCAAAACCTGAGGTTACTTGGTGGTTTGAAGGAGAGATGCTACAGGACTCTGAAGACTATCAGTATATTGAACGAGGGGAGACCTACTGCCTTTACCTACCCGAAACCTTCCCAGAGGATGAAGGAGAATATATGTGTAAAGTAGTGAACAGCAGGGGCACAGCTGCAAGCAGCTGCATTCTCAGCATTGAAA CTGACGACTATTAA
- the NEXN gene encoding nexilin isoform X4, whose translation MNDVAQKTEILLSTSKPVQKTYVPKLAKGDVMNKFEAMQKAREERSQRKTTEEIQRRKEQYNRERIWNKRKQEIKELLASDDEEEKPKQAEKGYVPKLTGTVKGKFAEMEKQRQDEERKRMEEERKRRLEQDLKEKRKIQRELAKKAEEIEDINCAESDSDMEEGEEEEEVMVTPVKAVRSPGKINMKFEDLEKQREEEEKRRREEEKNRRYDEHRRSFRDAKRRSSAMDETETQDKKSKEQVTPGKLKLSFEEIEKQRQEQQKKLAEEEARIRLEEERRAFEEARQHVASNEDDDEDIRLEVTKENSQPGKLKLSFEELEKQRREEEHRRAEEEARRRLEEERKQFAEARKNMEPDEDTLPLSKTTSQETLAPGKLEINFEERLRQKMEEEKRLKEEEKKQKLELEKQEFAQLRQEMGEEEINESYEVLSREYEELIKLKRTGSIQAKNLKSKFEKIGKLSEEEIQKKVEEERLRRKATDEELKEREAEHFHEDEEVDVRPVVKSHAPFSHKVNMKARFEQMAKAREEEEQRRIEEQKLQRMQFEQQEIDAALQKKREEEDEEEASVNGSQYEEEELARSGAPWFKKPLKNMSVVDGEPVRFTVKITGEPKPEVTWWFEGEMLQDSEDYQYIERGETYCLYLPETFPEDEGEYMCKVVNSRGTAASSCILSIETDDY comes from the exons ATGAATGACGTGGCTCAAAAGACTGAG ATTCTGCTTTCTACATCTAAGCCTGTCCAAAAAACCTACGTCCCCAAGCTTGCCAAGGGAGATGTAATGAACAAGTTTGAAGCCATGCAGaaagccagagaggagaggagccAAAGAAAAACCACAGAGGAGATACAGCGGAGAAAAGAGCAATATAACAGAGAGAGAATCTGGAACAAAAGGAAGCAAGAG ATTAAAGAACTGCTAGCTTCTGATGATGAAGAAGAAAAACCGAAGCAGGCAGAAAAGGGATATGTTCCAAAACTCACCG GAACAGTTAAAGGGAAATTTGCAGAGATGGAAAAGCAAAGACAAGATGAGGAgagaaaaagaatggaggaggagaggaaaagaAGGCTTGAACAGGACCTAAAGGAGAAAAGGAAGATTCAGCGTGAACTGGCCAAGAAAGCTGAAGAG ATTGAGGACATTAACTGTGCGGAAAGTGACTCGGACATGGAG GAaggagaggaagaagaggaagttATGGTGACTCCAGTAAAGGCAGTTAGATCtcctggaaaaataaatatgaaatttgaGGATTTGGAAAAACagagggaagaagaagaaaagagaagacgcgaggaagaaaaaaacagaagatatgATGAACATAGGAGGTCATTCCGAGATGCTAAGAGACGTTCCTCTGCTATG GATGAGACAGAAACCCAAGACAAGAAGAGCAAGGAACAAGTAACACCTGGAAAACTCAAATTATCCTTTGAGGAGATAGAAAAACAGAGGCAGGAACAACAGAAAAAGCTGGCAGAAGAAGAGGCTCGTATTCGGTTAGAGGAAGAGAGACGGGCTTTTGAAGAAGCAAGGCAACACGTG GCTTCCAATGAGGACGACGACGAGGATATCAGACTGGAAGTTACAAAGGAGAACAGCCAACCTGGTAAACTGAAATTAAGTTTTGAAGAACTGGAAAaacagaggagagaagaggagcaCAGGAGAGCAGAAGAGGAAGCCCGGAGGAGACTGGAGGAGGAAAGGAAGCAATTTGCAGAAGCAAGGAAAAACATG GAGCCAGATGAAGACACCCTGCCACTCAGTAAAACCACATCTCAGGAGACACTTGCACCAGGTAAACTGGAAATAAACTTTGAAGAAAGACTCAGACAGAAaatggaagaagagaaaaggttaaaagaagaagagaaaaaacaaaagctggaactTGAAAAACAAGAGTTTGCTCAGCTACGTCAAGAGATGGGAGAG gagGAAATAAATGAGAGCTATGAAGTATTAAGTAGAGAGTATGAAGAATTGATTAAGCTAAAGAGGACGGGTTCAATTCAAGCCAAAAACTTGAAAAGTAAATTTGAAAAGATTGGAAAACTGTCTGaagaagaaatacagaaaaaggtGGAGGAAGAAAGGTTAAGAAGAAAGGCCACAGATGAGGAACTGAAAGAAAGGGAAGCTGAACATTTTCATGAG GATGAAGAGGTTGATGTGAGGCCAGTTGTGAAGAGTCATGCTCCTTTCTCACACAAGGTCAACATGAAGGCTCGGTTTGAACAAATGGCAAAAGCTAGGGAAGAGGAGGAACAGAGGCGAATCGAAGAACAAAAGCTCCAAAGAATGCAATTTGAGCAGCAGGAAATTGATGCGGCTTTGCAGAAG aagagagaagaagaagatgaggAAGAAGCCAGTGTCAACGGCTCACAGTATGAAGAGGAGGAGCTGGCTCGCTCAGGGGCTCCTTGgtttaaaaaacctttaaagaatatgtCTGTGGTAGATGGGGAGCCGGTAagatttacagtaaaaattaCAGGAGAGCCAAAACCTGAGGTTACTTGGTGGTTTGAAGGAGAGATGCTACAGGACTCTGAAGACTATCAGTATATTGAACGAGGGGAGACCTACTGCCTTTACCTACCCGAAACCTTCCCAGAGGATGAAGGAGAATATATGTGTAAAGTAGTGAACAGCAGGGGCACAGCTGCAAGCAGCTGCATTCTCAGCATTGAAA CTGACGACTATTAA